In Elaeis guineensis isolate ETL-2024a chromosome 1, EG11, whole genome shotgun sequence, a genomic segment contains:
- the LOC105035899 gene encoding LOW QUALITY PROTEIN: putative disease resistance protein At1g50180 (The sequence of the model RefSeq protein was modified relative to this genomic sequence to represent the inferred CDS: inserted 3 bases in 3 codons), giving the protein MFRIFRSANWEKQSILIRERYSKSRQTKKERFSFKSILHSPKMAESIVQSAAQTIGNLLVEEAKYLYAVSDQIKRLEEELEWMQLFLKDADARQHDDAVVRKWVSKIKELAYEAEDIIEKYILRVSLKRQDGFWNTLKWFSCIFGDAAALHEVGSDVDDLTQKISFLTSRMTTYGVNIRTGVSRSSSNAKRMELRRTFSHVEEDDPVGLESDSKTLVGRLVNQECKIVVVSGMGGLGKTTLAKKVYHHPTIRQHFHAFSWVHVSQQFQTQNVLKEILLDLAPKTETGEDPRNRIKGLSESELPDEVYKVLKDKPYLVVLDDVWTQEDWKRLQRAFPINDCRSKLLVTTRNKDILREMDVPGIFQHEPGELDMDQSWKLLKKKAAGKIGGPKTTDAKIEKWGRKMLAHCRGLPLAIVVLGGVLATKKTPKEWEAVYKDICSSLERDKYCNQPYKEVYDVLALSYHDLPYHLKPCFLHLGNFPEDYEIPTEKLYQMWIAEGLVTLSDISGVESLEDAAERYLNNLVQRSMVQVGEKSPIGGINTCRLHDLEREMCLEMVKEENFLQIIGHNASATDEFSASPTIMQSRFRRLAVYLGQNVRGHLDESPSQADPHLRSLLLFHVGEFQEECWKWVRAICNDLLFLRVLDFQGLRIKGSFPEEVKKLIHLRYLSLKETSITELPSSIGDLRYLLTLDLRVQDEILIPNVLWKLRRLRHLYLPRKYKTGKRDGKLHLHALSYLMTLENVNMSTLREQDLLELSHISRLSVVDGLRKEXLGVNPPIQKHNIRTTSKDGPYRLXMRCQVXRSRCQNLQGLEFRYTHNRFWHRGCPITSINLSSEMLPENLTSLVFYFGELLHDPMPIVGKLPCLRFFALHVCFCGLKMVCSGEDFPQLTYLKLDGLFDLREWVVEKGAFPNLAKIEIWNCPIGRFPDVLPITLEIATNTKIPGIERYKLEPGLID; this is encoded by the exons ATGTTTCGAATTTTCAGATCAGCCAACTGGGAGAAGCAGAGTATACTCATTCGAGAAAGATATTCCAAGTCCAGACAAACCAAAAAGGAACGGTTTTCCTTCAAGTCTATCCTTCATTCTCCTAAAATGGCAGAGTCCATTGTCCAATCAGCTGCCCAGACTATTGGGAATCTACTGGTTGAAGAAGCAAAATACTTGTATGCAGTGAGTGATCAGATCAAGAGGCTTGAAGAAGAACTTGAATGGATGCAACTTTTCTTAAAGGATGCGGATGCAAGACAGCATGATGATGCAGTGGTTCGTAAGTGGGTTTCTAAAATTAAAGAATTAGCTTATGAAGCTGAGGATATCATTGAAAAGTACATCCTCAGAGTCTCCTTGAAAAGGCAAGATGGCTTTTGGAACACGCTTAAATGGTTCTCTTGCATCTTCGGGGATGCTGCAGCTCTCCATGAAGTTGGCTCTGATGTCGATGATTTAACACAAAAGATCTCCTTCCTGACATCCAGGATGACCACGTACGGTGTGAATATTAGAACCGGAGTCAGCAGGTCATCATCCAATGCTAAGCGAATGGAGCTCAGACGAACTTTTTCCCATGTTGAGGAAGATGACCCTGTTGGGCTCGAGAGTGACTCAAAAACATTGGTGGGCCGGCTGGTGAATCAAGAATGCAAGATTGTTGTCGTCTCGGGGATGGGTGGTTTAGGTAAAACCACCCTTGCAAAAAAGGTTTACCATCACCCTACGATTAGGCAACACTTCCATGCTTTTTCCTGGGTTCATGTATCTCAACAGTTTCAAACTCAGAATGTTTTGAAAGAAATTCTACTTGACCTTGCACCAAAAACCGAAACGGGTGAGGATCCAAGGAATCGGATTAAGGGACTAAGTGAGTCAGAGCTTCCTGACGAGGTCTACAAAGTGCTAAAAGATAAGCCCTATTTGGTAGTTCTTGATGATGTTTGGACCCAAGAAGATTGGAAGAGGCTGCAACGTGCTTTTCCGATAAATGATTGCCGCAGCAAATTGTTGGTGACAACACGTAATAAAGACATATTGCGAGAGATGGATGTTCCAGGGATATTCCAGCATGAACCTGGGGAATTAGACATGGACCAGAGTTGGAAGCTTTTGAAGAAGAAAGCAGCTGGCAAAATAGGTGGTCCAAAAACCACAG ATGCAAAAATAGAGAAGTGGGGACGGAAAATGTTAGCACACTGCCGCGGTCTTCCATTGGCAATTGTTGTGCTCGGAGGAGTTTTGGCGACAAAGAAGACACCAAAGGAGTGGGAGGCTGTGTACAAGGATATCTGTTCATCTTTGGAGAGGGACAAGTACTGCAACCAACCATATAAGGAGGTGTATGATGTATTGGCATTGAGCTATCACGATTTGCCATATCATCTAAAGCCTTGCTTCCTTCATTTGGGAAACTTCCCAGAAGACTATGAAATACCCACAGAGAAGTTATATCAGATGTGGATTGCTGAAGGTCTTGTGACACTGAGCGACATTTCAGGAGTAGAGTCTTTGGAGGATGCTGCGGAACGCTATTTGAATAACCTGGTCCAGAGAAGCATGGTTCAGGTGGGTGAAAAGAGTCCAATCGGAGGAATAAACACATGTCGTCTCCATGACCTTGAACGAGAAATGTGCTTGGAGATGGtaaaagaagaaaattttcttCAAATAATTGGTCATAATGCCTCTGCCACTGATGAATTTAGTGCATCTCCTACCATAATGCAAAGTAGATTCCGTCGACTAGCTGTCTATTTGGGTCAAAATGTGCGTGGCCATCTTGACGAGTCTCCATCTCAAGCGGATCCACACCTGAGAAGCCTCTTGCTCTTCCATGTAGGTGAGTTCCAGGAAGAATGTTGGAAGTGGGTAAGAGCCATATGCAATGACCTGCTGTTTCTTCGTGTCTTGGATTTCCAAGGACTTCGCATCAAGGGGAGTTTTCCTGAAGAAGTGAAAAAGTTAATCCACTTGAGATACTTGAGCTTGAAGGAGACTTCCATCACTGAACTACCATCATCCATTGGCGACCTAAGGTATCTACTGACCCTCGATTTACGAGTTCAGGATGAAATTTTGATACCTAATGTGTTGTGGAAGTTGAGACGGTTGAGACATCTATATCTTCCAAGAAAGTATAAGACTGGAAAAAGGGATGGAAAATTGCATCTTCACGCACTAAGTTATTTGATGACACTGGAGAACGTAAACATGAGTACATTGAGAGAGCAGGACCTATTGGAATTGAGTCACATCAGCAGGCTTTCAGTCGTGGATGGATTACGCAAGG AGCTTGGAGTTAATCCTCCAATCCAAAAGCACAACATCAGGACGACTTCGAAGGATGGACCTTACAGAC GAATGAGGTGCCAAG TCCGGTCAAGGTGCCAAAATCTTCAGGGACTTGAATTCCGTTACACGCACAATAGATTCTGGCACCGCGGATGTCCGATAACTTCGATAAACCTGTCCTCCGAAATGCTACCCGAGAATTTGACGTCCTTAGTGTTCTATTTTGGTGAACTTTTACATGACCCAATGCCAATCGTAGGGAAGCTTCCTTGCCTACGATTCTTCGCGTTACACGTATGCTTTTGTGGGTTGAAGATGGTCTGTTCAGGCGAAGATTTCCCTCAGCTCACTTACCTAAAACTTGATGGCTTGTTCGACCTACGGGAGTGGGTGGTGGAGAAGGGAGCCTTCCCTAATCTTGCCAAGATTGAGATATGGAATTGTCCTATTGGAAGGTTCCCAGATGTTCTTCCCATAACACTGGAGATTGCCACCAATACAAAGATACCGGGAATCGAGAGGTATAAGCTTGAGCCTGGTTTGATTGATTGA